In one Cytobacillus luteolus genomic region, the following are encoded:
- a CDS encoding GNAT family N-acetyltransferase, giving the protein MKNINQFYYPKLESERYYLRLLTLDDAEDVYKHFADPQITKFMDIEPCKDIQEAIKIITYHIKDRGCRWGIYEKVSNQFVGTCGYHYIRDSKNQVIAEVGFDLAKAFWGKGIMTEVMHTVLDYGFKELGFDVIDATVELENQKSLVLMHKLGFTQSVELKDGLVYFYLVKDSVEDYEIRLINNLLEVNYLELVNESKSEGFRFLERLVFDYKSGSNTFSKPGEVLYGLFNRAGLLVAIGGLTIDPYAGDNKIGRLRRFYVARNERRKGLGRLLVDTILQEARTKFKIIVLYTDTEEASQFYRRIGFIKEGKYPNSSFYINL; this is encoded by the coding sequence GTGAAAAATATTAACCAATTTTACTATCCAAAATTAGAATCGGAAAGGTATTATCTTAGACTATTAACTCTCGATGATGCAGAAGATGTGTATAAGCATTTTGCAGATCCACAAATCACGAAATTCATGGATATTGAGCCATGCAAGGATATCCAAGAGGCAATTAAAATCATTACATACCACATTAAGGATCGCGGTTGTCGCTGGGGAATTTATGAAAAGGTATCAAATCAATTTGTTGGGACATGTGGATATCATTATATAAGAGACAGTAAAAATCAAGTAATCGCAGAGGTTGGTTTCGATTTAGCTAAAGCTTTTTGGGGAAAAGGAATCATGACAGAAGTGATGCATACTGTACTAGATTATGGATTTAAAGAATTAGGCTTTGATGTAATTGATGCCACCGTAGAGCTTGAAAATCAAAAATCTCTTGTACTTATGCATAAATTAGGATTTACTCAGTCAGTGGAATTAAAAGATGGTTTGGTTTATTTTTATTTAGTAAAAGATAGTGTGGAAGATTACGAAATAAGGCTTATTAATAATCTATTAGAAGTTAATTATCTAGAATTAGTCAATGAAAGTAAATCTGAAGGGTTTCGATTTTTGGAAAGGCTTGTTTTTGACTATAAATCAGGCTCGAACACCTTCAGCAAGCCAGGAGAAGTGTTGTACGGCTTATTCAATAGAGCAGGGTTACTAGTTGCAATTGGTGGCTTAACAATTGATCCTTATGCTGGTGATAACAAAATTGGTCGGCTTCGTAGATTCTATGTAGCAAGAAATGAACGAAGAAAAGGACTTGGCAGGCTACTTGTTGATACGATTTTACAGGAAGCAAGAACTAAATTTAAAATTATTGTCCTTTATACTGATACGGAAGAGGCATCCCAATTTTATAGAAGAATAGGGTTTATAAAGGAAGGCAAGTATCCGAACTCTTCGTTTTATATTAACTTGTGA
- a CDS encoding sporulation protein: MILRKYLSLLGIGSARIDLILPKEKYRRGEDISGHFLIHGGTIEQKIRRIDCDLVMLNEVSGVERLIDSTTVLTSKKIDSDESNKMAFTFSLPKDIPVSSEAVSYRFKTRLTFNEGVESKDQDRILVTE, from the coding sequence GTGATTTTAAGAAAATATTTATCACTTTTAGGTATTGGATCTGCACGGATAGATCTTATTCTGCCAAAAGAAAAATACAGACGTGGGGAAGATATTAGTGGACACTTTCTTATTCACGGAGGAACAATTGAGCAGAAAATTAGAAGAATCGATTGTGATCTAGTCATGTTAAATGAAGTATCTGGGGTAGAAAGGCTTATTGATTCTACTACAGTCCTAACTTCGAAGAAAATTGATTCGGATGAATCAAATAAAATGGCCTTCACTTTTTCTTTGCCAAAGGATATCCCCGTGAGTTCCGAAGCGGTTTCCTATCGATTTAAAACGAGGCTTACTTTCAATGAAGGTGTTGAAAGTAAAGACCAGGATCGAATTCTGGTCACTGAGTAG
- a CDS encoding amino acid ABC transporter substrate-binding protein, giving the protein MNKKQLWLLMVLVCSLVILFSCAPPEDEATDANKQEEKENKEEKSDGLLQKVKDEGVLLIGTEGTYPPFTFHNDAGDLTGFDVEIAKEIATRIGVTPEFKETQWDAMFAGLDAKRFDMIANQVGIRPDRQDKYDFSDPYITSSAVLVTHLDNKDVNRFEDIKGLQSAQSLTSNFADLAKAFEAEIVGVDGFNQSIELLISKRVDATINDKLTVLDFLKQRPDAPVKIAATHEEASQSGFMFRKGSGDLVDEVNKALQEMIDDGTYQEISKEWFGENVLK; this is encoded by the coding sequence ATGAATAAGAAACAACTTTGGTTATTGATGGTGTTAGTATGTTCTTTAGTTATTCTGTTTTCTTGTGCACCGCCTGAAGATGAAGCAACTGATGCAAATAAGCAGGAGGAAAAAGAAAACAAAGAAGAAAAAAGCGATGGCTTACTCCAAAAGGTAAAGGATGAAGGTGTACTTTTAATTGGTACAGAAGGTACCTATCCACCATTTACATTTCACAATGATGCAGGTGATTTAACCGGCTTTGATGTAGAAATAGCTAAAGAGATTGCAACACGAATAGGTGTTACTCCTGAATTTAAGGAAACTCAATGGGACGCTATGTTTGCAGGCCTTGATGCAAAAAGATTTGACATGATTGCCAATCAGGTTGGAATTAGACCAGACCGTCAAGATAAATATGATTTTTCGGATCCTTATATTACATCCTCTGCGGTTTTAGTTACTCATTTAGATAATAAAGATGTAAATCGTTTTGAAGACATAAAAGGCTTACAATCAGCACAGTCCTTAACAAGTAACTTTGCAGACCTTGCAAAAGCCTTCGAGGCTGAGATCGTTGGAGTTGATGGCTTTAATCAATCAATTGAACTGTTAATTTCAAAACGAGTTGATGCTACTATTAACGACAAATTAACCGTATTGGACTTTTTAAAACAACGACCTGATGCTCCTGTGAAAATTGCGGCTACACATGAAGAAGCCTCACAAAGTGGATTCATGTTCAGAAAAGGTAGCGGAGACCTAGTGGATGAAGTGAACAAAGCTTTGCAAGAAATGATTGATGATGGGACATATCAAGAGATTTCTAAAGAATGGTTTGGCGAGAATGTTCTTAAATAG
- a CDS encoding amino acid ABC transporter ATP-binding protein has protein sequence MIQIRDLHKTFGELQVLKGIDIDIQKGKVIVVIGPSGSGKTTFLRCLNILEVPTKGMLSINQQTLDFNKKVAKGQIPPFRRLTGMVFQNYNLFPHKTALENVMEGPIIVNKEEKSQVEDRARILLEKVGLGDKMDFYPFQLSGGQQQRVGIARALAMEPKVMLFDEPTSALDPELVGEVLKVMKDLASEGMTMVVVTHEMRFAKEVADEVLFMDQGVIIEKGKPSQIFSNPREERTKQFLRLIH, from the coding sequence ATGATACAAATTCGTGATTTACATAAAACATTTGGAGAGCTTCAGGTTTTAAAAGGAATAGATATAGATATCCAAAAAGGGAAGGTTATTGTTGTCATCGGCCCATCTGGCTCAGGAAAAACAACATTTCTTCGTTGTTTAAATATACTAGAGGTTCCAACAAAGGGAATGTTATCAATTAATCAACAAACGTTGGATTTTAATAAGAAAGTCGCCAAAGGTCAAATACCTCCGTTTCGCCGGTTAACTGGAATGGTGTTTCAAAACTACAATCTCTTTCCTCATAAAACTGCCCTAGAAAATGTAATGGAAGGGCCAATTATTGTTAACAAAGAGGAGAAATCACAGGTTGAAGATCGAGCACGCATCCTGTTAGAGAAAGTTGGATTGGGCGACAAGATGGATTTTTATCCTTTCCAGCTTTCTGGAGGGCAACAACAACGTGTTGGCATTGCAAGAGCCCTAGCAATGGAACCAAAAGTCATGTTGTTTGATGAGCCAACATCAGCTTTAGATCCAGAGCTTGTAGGAGAAGTTTTAAAAGTAATGAAGGATCTTGCTAGTGAGGGAATGACCATGGTTGTTGTTACTCATGAGATGAGATTTGCGAAGGAAGTCGCTGACGAGGTATTATTCATGGATCAAGGCGTAATTATTGAAAAAGGCAAACCAAGTCAGATATTTTCTAATCCCAGAGAAGAACGCACCAAACAATTTCTGCGTTTAATACATTAG
- a CDS encoding DUF3231 family protein has translation MEDKSKVRLTSAEMATLWSQYFNDSLSICVQRYFLEKVEDEEVRPVIEFTLHTSETNVAFLGDLFEKENFPTPIGFTEEDVDVSAPRLFSDTFVLMYLRQMSILAMTASSAALGVVTRADIVDFHKSVFKAAVKLQDMARDIMLKQGTYIKPPYISVPEKVDFIEKQSFLTGFLGKKRPLTAIEITHLFLNIQTNTIGKALMVGFAQVAMREEVKDYIIRGKRIAQKHIENFNDFLLKEDLPAPMTWDSDVTNSTQKVFSDKLIMFHASGMIAAGIGNYGMALAASPRRDLGLKYASLIPEITLYAEDGANIMINEGWMEEPPQNIDRDHLAKRKKNF, from the coding sequence ATGGAAGATAAGTCTAAAGTTCGACTGACATCTGCAGAAATGGCAACATTGTGGTCCCAGTATTTTAATGATTCACTTTCAATATGTGTTCAGCGGTATTTCTTAGAAAAGGTTGAAGATGAGGAAGTACGTCCTGTAATTGAATTCACACTACATACTTCTGAAACAAATGTTGCTTTTTTAGGTGATTTGTTTGAAAAAGAGAATTTTCCGACACCGATTGGTTTTACAGAAGAAGATGTGGACGTTAGCGCTCCAAGGCTCTTCTCGGATACCTTTGTACTTATGTATTTACGTCAAATGTCAATCCTGGCAATGACCGCGAGTAGTGCCGCACTTGGAGTTGTAACTAGAGCAGATATCGTAGATTTCCATAAGTCTGTTTTTAAAGCAGCGGTCAAACTACAGGATATGGCAAGGGACATTATGCTAAAACAAGGAACTTACATTAAACCACCTTATATCTCTGTACCGGAAAAGGTAGATTTCATTGAAAAACAATCTTTCTTAACAGGTTTTCTTGGTAAAAAAAGACCACTAACAGCTATTGAAATCACCCATCTATTTTTAAACATACAAACTAATACAATTGGAAAAGCGTTAATGGTTGGCTTTGCCCAGGTTGCTATGCGAGAAGAAGTAAAAGATTATATCATTAGAGGGAAGAGGATAGCTCAAAAACATATAGAGAACTTTAATGATTTTCTTTTAAAGGAAGATTTACCGGCACCAATGACTTGGGACTCCGATGTGACTAATTCGACCCAAAAGGTTTTCTCAGATAAGCTTATCATGTTTCACGCTTCAGGGATGATTGCTGCAGGAATAGGAAACTACGGAATGGCACTTGCAGCAAGTCCTCGTCGCGACCTAGGCTTGAAATATGCATCCCTTATTCCAGAGATTACCTTATATGCAGAAGATGGTGCAAATATCATGATAAACGAGGGATGGATGGAAGAACCCCCACAAAATATTGATCGAGATCATTTAGCAAAAAGGAAAAAGAACTTTTAA
- a CDS encoding amino acid ABC transporter permease, with product MFLNSIFTNPERLERLTTIALNSLQPLLEGAIVYTIPLTLLSFSFGIILAVLTALARISSIKPFEIIARFYVSAIRGTPLLVQLFILFYGLPTVGVVIDPFPAAIIGFSLNVGAYASEIIRAAILSIPKGQWEAAYSVGMSYQQALKRIILPQASRVSIPPLSNTFISLVKDTSLASLILVTEMFRRAQEIAATNYEFLLLYTQAALIYWAICFILSIGQAKLEHKLDRYVSR from the coding sequence ATGTTCTTAAATAGTATTTTTACAAACCCTGAACGATTAGAAAGGCTAACAACAATTGCATTAAACTCCCTTCAACCATTGTTGGAGGGTGCAATTGTTTATACAATACCGCTTACGTTACTTTCCTTTAGTTTTGGGATCATTCTAGCAGTGCTAACTGCTTTAGCTAGGATCTCTAGTATAAAACCATTTGAGATCATAGCTAGATTTTATGTCTCTGCCATACGAGGCACACCATTACTAGTCCAACTTTTTATTCTTTTTTATGGATTACCAACAGTTGGAGTCGTGATAGACCCCTTTCCTGCTGCTATTATTGGCTTTTCATTGAATGTTGGAGCCTACGCATCTGAAATTATTAGGGCTGCTATTCTGTCAATACCAAAAGGGCAGTGGGAAGCAGCATACTCCGTTGGTATGTCATATCAACAGGCATTAAAGCGAATCATTCTTCCACAAGCATCAAGGGTGTCCATTCCTCCCCTATCGAACACTTTTATTAGTCTGGTAAAAGATACGTCTTTGGCCTCATTAATTCTGGTAACAGAAATGTTCCGACGAGCACAGGAGATTGCAGCAACCAACTATGAGTTTTTGCTTTTATATACTCAAGCTGCCCTGATTTATTGGGCGATTTGCTTTATCCTTTCCATTGGACAAGCAAAGCTTGAACATAAACTAGATCGTTATGTTTCAAGATAG
- a CDS encoding calcium/sodium antiporter translates to MTYVLLLVGFALLIKGADYFVEGSSTIAAMLKISPLLIGLTIVAFGTSSPEATVSILAALDGNAGVAIGNVVGSNIFNITLVVGITAMINPLKVESTTIRKEIPFTLLASVTLLVLIADMTLQGFDENLITRSDGLVFLLIFAVFLYYIFEVARNNRESSSDTTPIEKKGPIGKYILFTVGGLVAIIFGGDLVVDSATEIAFSFGMSQTLVGLTIVAVGTSLPELITSITAAIKKQSEIALGNIVGSNIFNILFVLGASSLISPLAVIDEIFIDIILMIILTVVLLIFSKTQYKIAKSEGFVLAAAYIAYMIYIILRN, encoded by the coding sequence ATGACATATGTTCTTTTATTAGTTGGATTTGCATTATTGATTAAAGGTGCTGACTACTTTGTAGAAGGTTCTTCTACCATAGCAGCAATGCTAAAGATTTCCCCACTATTAATCGGTTTGACCATTGTTGCATTTGGTACCAGTTCTCCGGAAGCTACAGTAAGTATCCTTGCTGCTCTTGATGGAAATGCTGGAGTTGCAATTGGGAACGTAGTTGGAAGCAATATTTTTAACATTACACTTGTCGTAGGAATTACAGCTATGATTAATCCTTTAAAGGTTGAAAGTACAACGATTCGTAAAGAGATACCATTTACTTTATTAGCTAGCGTTACTCTTCTTGTACTTATTGCAGATATGACATTACAAGGATTTGATGAGAATTTAATTACGAGAAGTGATGGACTAGTATTTTTACTTATTTTTGCAGTTTTTTTGTATTATATCTTTGAGGTTGCACGAAATAACCGTGAATCAAGTTCAGATACTACTCCTATTGAAAAGAAAGGTCCTATAGGAAAATATATTCTTTTTACAGTTGGGGGTCTAGTAGCCATTATCTTTGGTGGAGATCTCGTTGTTGATAGTGCCACGGAGATTGCGTTTTCCTTTGGTATGAGTCAAACACTTGTTGGTCTTACAATTGTCGCAGTTGGAACTTCACTTCCAGAATTGATTACTTCGATCACTGCCGCGATTAAGAAGCAAAGTGAAATTGCCTTAGGGAACATTGTGGGTAGCAATATCTTTAACATTCTCTTTGTCCTTGGTGCATCTTCACTTATCTCACCACTTGCTGTGATTGATGAAATATTCATTGATATTATCCTCATGATCATCTTAACTGTTGTACTTCTCATCTTTTCAAAAACACAATACAAAATTGCTAAATCAGAAGGCTTTGTCTTAGCGGCAGCGTATATTGCTTACATGATTTATATTATATTGAGAAATTAA
- a CDS encoding rhodanese-like domain-containing protein, producing the protein MSKKLLVIIPIVLVLVFMGMNMTNSKGITSITTEELAEKLDSSTENVVFVDVREVDEFQEGHVEGMINVPLSTLKENYNQIPIDSEIVLFCRSGNRSMQAAQILQDLGYKKIINVEGGIMSWTGPTVN; encoded by the coding sequence ATGTCAAAAAAATTACTAGTTATTATACCTATCGTTCTTGTACTCGTTTTCATGGGGATGAATATGACTAATTCAAAAGGAATCACTTCAATTACTACGGAAGAACTAGCAGAAAAGCTTGATTCAAGTACTGAGAATGTTGTATTTGTTGATGTTCGTGAAGTGGATGAATTCCAGGAAGGACATGTTGAAGGGATGATAAATGTACCACTAAGTACATTAAAAGAGAACTATAACCAAATTCCGATAGATTCAGAGATTGTTTTGTTTTGTAGAAGTGGAAATAGAAGCATGCAAGCTGCTCAAATTCTCCAAGACCTTGGATATAAAAAAATCATCAATGTTGAAGGTGGAATCATGAGTTGGACAGGACCGACAGTGAACTGA
- a CDS encoding metal-sensitive transcriptional regulator has product MDYNDQIKNRVKRIEGQLRGILKMMEENKDCKDVITQLSASRTAIDRTIGVIVSSNLVECVKEANENGQNTEELVKEAVNLLVKSR; this is encoded by the coding sequence GTGGATTATAACGACCAAATTAAAAATAGAGTAAAACGAATAGAGGGTCAGCTTAGAGGTATTTTAAAGATGATGGAAGAGAATAAGGATTGCAAAGATGTGATAACACAGCTTTCTGCTTCACGTACAGCAATTGATCGAACCATCGGGGTTATTGTTAGTTCCAATCTTGTTGAATGTGTAAAAGAAGCTAATGAGAACGGACAAAATACGGAAGAACTTGTGAAGGAAGCCGTTAACCTATTGGTTAAAAGTAGATAA
- a CDS encoding NUDIX hydrolase, which translates to MESELIKIFDEDRNPIGVATREEVHKNGYWHETFHCWLIQQEKDQLYVYLQLRSPVKKDYPTLLDITAAGHILSHETVEDGIREIKEEIGIDVNMEELISVGVIDYSVIKGEFIDKELAHVYLCKGEFGFKDFTIQREEVSGIYRVTIDDFEQLWLGNLNEVPAIGFEESGLGERMSIDKSVTKADFVPHEKSYYEKVIRSIRKLV; encoded by the coding sequence ATGGAATCAGAATTGATTAAGATTTTTGACGAAGATCGAAATCCGATTGGGGTAGCAACAAGAGAAGAAGTTCATAAGAATGGATATTGGCATGAAACTTTTCATTGTTGGTTAATTCAACAAGAAAAAGACCAGCTATATGTATATTTGCAATTAAGAAGTCCTGTGAAAAAAGACTATCCTACTCTTTTAGATATTACAGCGGCAGGGCACATACTATCACACGAAACGGTAGAAGATGGCATTAGAGAAATTAAAGAAGAAATAGGAATAGATGTAAACATGGAAGAACTCATTTCGGTTGGGGTCATTGATTATTCTGTCATCAAAGGCGAATTTATTGATAAAGAACTAGCGCATGTTTATTTATGTAAAGGTGAATTCGGGTTTAAGGATTTCACCATTCAACGTGAAGAAGTTTCTGGAATTTACAGGGTTACTATAGATGATTTCGAGCAGTTATGGCTTGGTAATCTAAATGAAGTACCTGCTATAGGGTTTGAAGAAAGTGGACTAGGAGAAAGAATGTCTATTGATAAATCTGTAACAAAGGCTGACTTTGTTCCCCATGAAAAGTCATACTATGAGAAGGTAATCCGTTCAATAAGGAAGCTTGTATGA
- the rluF gene encoding 23S rRNA pseudouridine(2604) synthase RluF produces MRINKYLSESGITSRREADKWIAAGRITINGEIAELGSKVENGDDVRVDGKPVKLTEEYVYIALNKPAGITSTTERHIKGNIIDFVNHPQRIFHIGRLDKDSEGLILLTNDGDIVNEILRAENKHEKEYIVTVDKPLTPEFLKQMSLGVEILDTKTLPCKVTQLSKYVFKIILMQGLNRQIRRMCTALGYNVRKLERIRIMNIHLNELPRGQWRDLTNKELKELFWELNYQPKQTN; encoded by the coding sequence GTGAGAATTAATAAATATCTAAGTGAATCTGGAATTACATCTAGACGAGAAGCGGACAAGTGGATCGCAGCAGGAAGAATTACAATTAATGGCGAAATTGCTGAATTAGGGAGCAAAGTTGAGAACGGCGATGACGTTCGTGTTGATGGAAAACCTGTCAAGCTTACCGAGGAATATGTTTATATTGCATTAAACAAGCCAGCTGGCATCACAAGTACTACCGAACGCCATATCAAAGGGAATATTATTGATTTTGTAAATCACCCTCAAAGAATTTTTCATATTGGTAGGCTTGATAAGGATTCCGAAGGCCTTATTCTACTTACAAACGATGGTGATATCGTAAATGAAATTCTTCGTGCAGAAAATAAGCACGAAAAAGAATACATTGTAACAGTAGACAAGCCTCTAACACCTGAATTTTTAAAGCAAATGTCATTAGGTGTAGAAATTCTAGACACCAAAACCTTACCATGCAAAGTAACTCAGTTATCAAAATATGTTTTTAAAATAATCTTAATGCAAGGATTAAATCGTCAAATCAGACGGATGTGTACAGCACTAGGATACAACGTTCGAAAGTTGGAACGCATTAGAATCATGAATATTCATTTGAATGAACTTCCTAGGGGTCAATGGAGAGATCTTACTAATAAAGAACTTAAGGAATTATTTTGGGAGTTAAATTATCAACCAAAGCAAACGAATTAG
- a CDS encoding FbpB family small basic protein: MRKMKLSLQDLLKKNKEELLKDKRELERIEKRIDDKYSKIASNN, encoded by the coding sequence ATGAGAAAAATGAAGTTATCATTACAAGACCTATTAAAGAAAAATAAAGAAGAACTTCTAAAAGATAAACGCGAGCTAGAACGAATTGAAAAGCGAATTGATGATAAATATAGTAAAATTGCAAGTAATAATTAA
- a CDS encoding Spo0E family sporulation regulatory protein-aspartic acid phosphatase yields MKNSQILQNEYQIEKDKLTSLVRTNGLNCEETIKQSQRLDDLILTLQLSLKGENQK; encoded by the coding sequence ATGAAAAATTCTCAAATCTTGCAAAATGAATATCAAATCGAAAAAGATAAACTTACCAGCTTAGTTCGGACCAATGGTTTAAATTGTGAAGAAACAATAAAACAAAGCCAGAGATTAGATGATCTAATCCTAACATTGCAATTATCATTGAAAGGGGAAAATCAAAAATGA